The Cydia splendana chromosome Z, ilCydSple1.2, whole genome shotgun sequence genome window below encodes:
- the LOC134804581 gene encoding MIF-like protein mif-2 produces the protein MPCLRILTNIPNSNIPKDFVNKIIPVLAKAVRKDVEKFTCVISGDCQVSFAGDSSQPGAVSTLESIGHVAPEDNRVIGRDLAAFVQKELGIHPDRFFISIYDIKGTNIVKGGDTICP, from the exons ATGCCGTGTCTAAGGATTCTTACTAATATTCCTAATAGTAATATACCTAAGGATTTTGTTAACAAAATTATTCCTGTGTTGGCGAAAGCTGTTAGGAAAGATGTTGAG AAGTTCACATGCGTGATATCAGGCGACTGCCAGGTGTCCTTCGCAGGGGACTCTTCCCAACCAGGGGCCGTGTCCACGCTGGAGTCCATAGGCCACGTCGCACCGGAGGACAACCGAGTGATCGGCCGGGACCTGGCCGCGTTTGTACAGAAGGAGCTGGGAATACACCCTGACAG GTTTTTCATAAGTATCTACGATATAAAAGGCACCAACATTGTGAAAGGCGGTGACACGATATGCCCATGA